Proteins encoded together in one Gigantopelta aegis isolate Gae_Host chromosome 8, Gae_host_genome, whole genome shotgun sequence window:
- the LOC121380234 gene encoding neuromedin-K receptor-like — MYIFPSTGDLLCRVVNFFPLFCIMVSIYSMVTISFERRRAIVLSMDQNPMKIIKMVLPALWIGSFVVCIPTIIEYNEFLTINPLTNETDWRCGSIQSNVYSQTNAFMLIFVAYIIPLFMVVINYIVIIKFIWKKCKLDGATNQRCLMVKKKLQIIKMMVLAAVFFAAAWAPYFTSLAIGKITGLDGTEESGGTLNLIRLTLSAFSTAYNVFLYVIYNQNFRDGFKAMCPICFSNPRNSVVPAHIRAFEMPVVVCNKQYSEV, encoded by the exons atgtatatatttcctTCCACAGGAGACCTGCTGTGTCGCGTCGTCAACTTCTTCCCTCTGTTCTGCATCATGGTGTCCATCTACTCCATGGTGACCATCTCGTTTGAAAGGCGCCGAGCGATCGTCTTGTCCATGGACCAGAACCCCATGAAGATCATAAAGATGGTTCTACCGGCGCTCTGGATCGGATCGTTCGTTGTGTGTATCCCTACCATCATCGAGTACAATGAGTTCTTGACCATTAACCCTTTGACGAACGAGACGGACTGGCGGTGCGGCAGCATCCAGTCTAATGTTTATTCTCAAACCAACGCCTTTATGCTCATCTTCGTCGCCTACATCATTCCACTCTTCATGGTCGTAATCAACTACATTGTTATAATCAA GTTCATATGGAAGAAGTGTAAACTTGATGGGGCGACAAACCAGCGATGCCTGATGGTAAAAAAGAAGTTACAGATAATTAAGATGATGGTATTAGCAGCAGTCTTTTTCGCCGCCGCCTGGGCGCCATATTTCACATCGCTGGCAATTGGA AAGATAACGGGTCTCGACGGAACAGAAGAGTCTGGCGGAACTCTGAATCTGATTCGCCTCACCCTGTCTGCGTTCAGCACGGCGTACAACGTGTTCCTCTATGTCATTTACAACCAGAACTTCAGGGACGGATTCAAGGCCATGTGCCCCATATGCTTCTCCAACCCTAGAAATAGTGTCGTTCCTGCACACATACGGGCATTTGAGATGCCAGTCGTAGTgtgtaataaacaatacagtGAGGTGTGA